One Bacillus sp. FJAT-52991 genomic region harbors:
- a CDS encoding glycerophosphodiester phosphodiesterase family protein, producing the protein MKKIRKKALPFMLAAGVVFISVPIISEAAPGGLLEENFDASTSLPAGWKVVEGQASVQNGKLTLTSPSTSQPARVVVPLAEETGDYVIEADMTFLSAVEDTRWASVMYRIQSEDYPYYQMAIRRGTTALNGVEFALRNDRNQWEVHDKTFYSEPFAFNQTYRVKVVVKGNRVQQYINDQLVIDTDAASALAKGGIGFQAVGTTVQFDNVRVSAQEAELPPLSQSGAFLPKEAETNILNAPTILSSDATPQAVDSLAGTGVSSMVLKTDHRLMVNGTPLQTMLEKMQGKMIPVIQLEDEQTVEPLVALLKEMAIQDVQIASSNPALVKQVKEEIPTARGAVVYNKNSMNKHDINDLIQNIHESNAKVAIIPQKLLTADLVHTLHSRTVSVWGVAGSQEADAHALIHTGVDGIIAQDTAPVLKAFSQYPENTLVQRPIVAAHRGIPSLAPENTMAGYQKAYELGADLIETDLQRTKDGHLVIMHDSTVNRTTNGTGKVSELTYEEIRQLDAGVKFSPEFAGEKVPSFREFLQAFKGKDVVLLVELKAENIEEQVIQEIEEEGMTDQVLIQSFSPDSVKKSHELQPAIGTGFLYSAAVPGTTEGRLKDAQKMLNYATTMNSTLNSSYGSLSEEFITYMRQRGMINMHWTFRNEQALEEQLMNGVIAPITDYTQWLTAAPIRLETPIKKRNLKVGATATIQAKAFVNYRTEKKENIETSLFVPDNQQIVAIEGNTIKALAPGKTNVFVQHTFTMLGKEWRLVAEPIEVTVK; encoded by the coding sequence ATGAAAAAGATCCGAAAGAAAGCTCTTCCATTCATGCTAGCCGCAGGGGTGGTATTTATCTCTGTCCCTATTATTTCTGAAGCCGCTCCAGGAGGATTGCTAGAAGAAAACTTTGATGCATCCACCTCACTGCCGGCTGGATGGAAGGTAGTAGAAGGACAAGCTTCTGTACAAAACGGCAAGCTGACATTAACATCCCCGTCTACCTCTCAACCAGCGCGTGTAGTCGTACCGCTCGCTGAAGAAACGGGTGATTATGTCATTGAAGCAGATATGACGTTCTTATCTGCTGTGGAGGATACACGCTGGGCTTCTGTGATGTACCGCATTCAATCCGAAGATTATCCGTATTATCAAATGGCGATTCGTCGCGGAACAACGGCTTTAAATGGCGTCGAATTTGCTTTGCGCAATGATCGCAACCAATGGGAAGTACATGATAAAACATTTTACTCAGAGCCCTTTGCGTTTAATCAAACGTATCGCGTAAAAGTTGTCGTAAAAGGCAATCGTGTGCAGCAATACATCAATGATCAGCTTGTGATTGATACGGATGCTGCGTCGGCACTTGCTAAGGGTGGCATTGGCTTTCAAGCCGTTGGAACGACGGTGCAATTTGACAATGTAAGAGTGTCGGCTCAAGAAGCAGAATTGCCACCGTTATCACAATCTGGCGCCTTTTTACCGAAAGAAGCGGAAACGAATATTTTGAACGCACCGACGATTTTATCCTCTGATGCAACGCCACAAGCGGTTGATTCACTTGCTGGCACAGGCGTTTCTTCCATGGTACTGAAAACGGATCATCGCTTAATGGTCAACGGCACGCCGCTTCAAACGATGCTCGAAAAGATGCAAGGGAAAATGATCCCAGTCATTCAATTAGAGGATGAACAAACGGTTGAGCCGCTTGTCGCTTTGCTCAAAGAAATGGCCATTCAAGACGTTCAGATCGCTTCATCTAATCCTGCACTCGTCAAGCAGGTAAAAGAAGAGATACCGACTGCTAGAGGAGCCGTTGTTTATAATAAAAACTCGATGAATAAGCATGATATCAATGATTTAATCCAAAATATTCATGAAAGCAATGCCAAAGTGGCAATCATTCCGCAAAAATTATTAACGGCGGATCTTGTACATACCTTGCATAGCCGAACTGTTTCTGTCTGGGGAGTCGCTGGCTCTCAAGAGGCGGATGCTCATGCTCTGATTCATACAGGCGTTGATGGCATTATTGCACAAGATACAGCCCCTGTGTTGAAAGCATTTAGTCAATATCCTGAAAACACGCTTGTCCAACGCCCAATCGTCGCTGCTCATCGTGGAATCCCTTCACTCGCACCTGAAAATACGATGGCTGGTTACCAAAAAGCGTATGAGCTAGGCGCCGATTTAATTGAAACAGATCTTCAGCGCACAAAAGACGGTCATTTAGTCATTATGCATGACTCTACAGTGAACCGCACGACGAATGGAACGGGGAAAGTGTCCGAACTAACGTATGAAGAAATTCGTCAACTCGATGCTGGCGTGAAATTTAGCCCGGAATTTGCTGGAGAAAAAGTGCCTTCTTTCCGCGAATTTCTACAAGCATTTAAAGGCAAAGATGTTGTTCTTCTAGTGGAATTGAAAGCAGAAAACATCGAGGAGCAGGTCATTCAGGAAATTGAAGAGGAAGGTATGACAGATCAAGTACTCATTCAAAGCTTTAGTCCAGATAGCGTAAAAAAATCGCATGAGCTACAGCCAGCGATTGGCACAGGCTTTTTATACTCAGCCGCTGTTCCAGGAACAACAGAAGGCCGCTTGAAAGATGCTCAGAAAATGTTAAATTATGCTACTACCATGAATTCAACACTGAATTCCAGTTATGGCAGTTTATCTGAAGAATTTATTACGTATATGCGTCAACGCGGCATGATTAATATGCACTGGACGTTCCGTAATGAACAAGCATTAGAGGAACAGCTAATGAATGGAGTGATCGCTCCAATCACTGATTACACGCAATGGCTCACCGCCGCTCCTATTCGCTTAGAAACACCGATTAAGAAACGCAATTTAAAAGTGGGAGCAACCGCAACGATTCAAGCAAAAGCCTTTGTTAACTACCGTACCGAGAAAAAAGAAAATATCGAAACAAGCTTATTCGTCCCCGATAACCAGCAAATTGTTGCGATTGAAGGGAACACAATTAAAGCATTGGCACCAGGTAAAACGAATGTATTCGTACAGCACACCTTTACGATGCTTGGCAAAGAATGGCGCTTAGTCGCAGAACCAATTGAAGTAACGGTGAAATAA
- a CDS encoding MBL fold metallo-hydrolase — protein MKKSSIIFFERKFPSANMILIKDQLPILIDTGFGSDVKDTEQLIKEVGVSPEELHLIVNTHYHSDHVGGNFHLQKNYDVTIAAHKWDADLINSCDSEACSAEWLDQPVEPYRVDIKLSDNDEINTGSTTLKVLHTPGHTLGHISLYEPQEEILICGDLFHRNDIGWLNIFREGVASIQRSIESLDRLSMLRIRQAYSGHGPQIENPPAAIDAARARFEKWLKMPEKISWHACKRIFSFTLIIKNGLAKEEIDNYLLNCGWFQDFARYSFQLQPEEFIEILLDEMIRSGAASWHNNHLIATASYEAPQKQWMNRNIKPKEWKPQDSLT, from the coding sequence ATGAAAAAATCCAGTATTATTTTCTTTGAAAGAAAGTTTCCAAGTGCCAACATGATCCTTATTAAAGATCAACTCCCTATCCTTATTGACACTGGTTTTGGGAGTGATGTGAAAGATACAGAGCAATTAATTAAAGAAGTAGGTGTTTCACCAGAAGAATTACACCTTATTGTGAACACGCACTATCATAGTGACCATGTAGGGGGCAATTTTCATCTTCAAAAAAATTATGATGTGACGATTGCTGCTCATAAATGGGATGCCGATTTAATTAATTCTTGTGACTCTGAAGCCTGTAGTGCAGAATGGTTAGATCAGCCTGTAGAACCTTATCGAGTCGATATAAAGCTTTCAGATAACGATGAGATTAATACGGGAAGTACAACCTTGAAAGTCTTGCACACACCAGGACATACGTTAGGACATATTTCTTTATATGAACCTCAAGAAGAGATATTAATTTGCGGGGACCTCTTTCACAGAAATGATATCGGATGGTTAAATATCTTTCGAGAGGGTGTCGCATCTATCCAACGATCTATAGAAAGTTTGGATCGGTTGTCCATGCTCCGGATCAGGCAAGCCTATTCAGGACATGGACCTCAAATAGAGAATCCTCCGGCTGCCATTGATGCGGCAAGGGCAAGATTTGAAAAGTGGCTCAAAATGCCAGAAAAAATTTCATGGCATGCCTGTAAGAGGATTTTTTCATTCACATTAATCATTAAGAACGGATTGGCAAAGGAAGAAATCGATAACTACCTATTAAATTGTGGTTGGTTCCAAGATTTTGCGCGCTACTCTTTCCAGCTTCAACCGGAAGAATTTATTGAAATTCTGCTTGATGAAATGATTCGTTCTGGAGCAGCAAGCTGGCACAATAATCATTTGATCGCTACGGCCTCATACGAAGCACCACAAAAGCAATGGATGAATAGGAACATAAAGCCAAAAGAATGGAAACCTCAAGATTCTCTCACATAA
- a CDS encoding hotdog domain-containing protein: MSLQVGDIISFERTFSVRDVELFTEISGDEGIHHTTPDEQGRLVIQGLLTATLPTKVGGDHNVLARTMNFEFLRPVFTGDTIICEVKIEKYERQKNNRTAIIASFSCENQNEKEVLKGIFSGVIL, encoded by the coding sequence ATGTCATTACAAGTAGGAGATATCATTTCGTTTGAACGGACTTTTTCAGTAAGAGATGTTGAATTATTTACAGAGATTTCAGGTGATGAAGGGATTCACCATACAACCCCAGATGAACAGGGGAGACTTGTCATTCAAGGATTATTAACGGCCACTCTACCAACAAAAGTAGGTGGAGATCATAACGTACTAGCTCGTACTATGAATTTTGAGTTTTTAAGACCTGTGTTTACGGGAGATACAATCATTTGTGAAGTGAAAATTGAAAAATACGAAAGGCAAAAAAATAATAGAACAGCCATTATTGCCTCCTTTTCATGTGAAAATCAGAATGAAAAAGAAGTATTAAAAGGAATTTTTTCAGGTGTAATACTTTGA
- a CDS encoding CxxH/CxxC protein, producing the protein MIYCCKEHAELALDVIVDEYETSPTIEKLDDDKKLSTTCEYCQNNAEYVVAN; encoded by the coding sequence ATGATTTATTGCTGCAAAGAACATGCCGAACTAGCATTAGATGTCATTGTTGATGAATATGAAACCTCACCAACAATCGAAAAACTTGATGACGACAAAAAACTGTCCACAACCTGTGAATATTGTCAAAACAACGCGGAATATGTAGTAGCAAACTAA